A window from Sphingopyxis alaskensis RB2256 encodes these proteins:
- a CDS encoding phosphatidate cytidylyltransferase: protein MAAKSDLWVRVGSAIILFAIAGTALWFGGIAFGLLLLVGGALVLVEWLALVRAMAIGGGSKAALTIIGPVLILGAAAGLWFVRDQLGMTAALWVFGMVWATDIGAYFAGRSFGGARLAPTISPSKTWSGLFGGMVAALIASATIGDRAGIVGVPLWIGLFMGLLAQMGDLAQSWMKRRAGVKDSGKLIPGHGGLFDRVDGLLPVALLLGALAFAGQIGARG from the coding sequence ATGGCGGCAAAATCGGACCTTTGGGTGCGGGTGGGATCGGCGATCATATTGTTTGCGATTGCGGGGACCGCGCTGTGGTTCGGCGGCATCGCGTTCGGGCTGCTGCTGCTTGTCGGCGGCGCGCTCGTTCTCGTCGAATGGCTCGCGCTGGTGCGCGCGATGGCGATTGGTGGCGGGTCGAAGGCAGCGCTGACGATCATTGGCCCGGTGCTCATCCTCGGCGCGGCCGCGGGCCTGTGGTTCGTTCGCGACCAGCTCGGCATGACGGCCGCGCTGTGGGTCTTTGGCATGGTCTGGGCGACCGACATCGGCGCCTATTTTGCCGGGCGTTCCTTTGGCGGCGCGCGGCTGGCGCCGACGATCAGCCCGTCGAAGACCTGGTCGGGCCTGTTCGGCGGCATGGTCGCGGCGCTGATCGCCAGCGCGACGATCGGCGACCGCGCGGGCATCGTCGGCGTGCCGCTGTGGATCGGCCTGTTCATGGGCCTGCTCGCGCAAATGGGCGATCTCGCGCAAAGCTGGATGAAGCGCCGCGCTGGGGTGAAGGATTCGGGCAAGCTGATCCCCGGCCACGGCGGCCTGTTCGATCGCGTCGACGGTTTGCTGCCGGTCGCGCTGCTGCTCGGCGCGCTGGCGTTCGCGGGCCAGATCGGGGCGCGCGGCTGA
- the uppS gene encoding polyprenyl diphosphate synthase: MDGNGRWAKKRMLPRVAGHRAGVETVRTIVRAAGDLGLEAMTLYAFSSENWKRPEEEVNDLMGLMKRFILSDLDEFAANDVKLKVIGNWRALAPDVVALIDNALDRTSGNKRTTLAVALNYGAQDELVRAANAAAAIGEITAEAIEAHLDTADMPPLDLLIRTSGELRLSNFLLWQSAYAELYFTEKLWPDFTPADLKAALDQFARRDRRYGGL; the protein is encoded by the coding sequence ATGGACGGCAACGGCCGCTGGGCCAAAAAACGCATGTTGCCGCGCGTCGCGGGACACAGGGCGGGGGTCGAGACGGTGCGCACGATCGTGCGCGCGGCGGGCGATCTGGGGCTGGAGGCGATGACGCTCTATGCCTTCAGTTCGGAAAACTGGAAACGGCCCGAGGAAGAGGTCAACGACCTGATGGGGCTGATGAAGCGCTTCATCCTCTCCGACCTCGATGAATTTGCCGCCAATGACGTGAAGCTGAAGGTCATCGGCAACTGGCGCGCGCTGGCGCCCGATGTCGTCGCGCTGATCGACAATGCGCTCGACCGGACATCGGGCAACAAGCGCACGACGCTGGCGGTCGCGCTCAACTATGGCGCGCAGGACGAGCTGGTGCGCGCGGCGAATGCCGCCGCAGCGATCGGCGAAATCACCGCCGAGGCGATCGAGGCCCATCTCGATACCGCCGACATGCCGCCGCTCGACCTGCTGATCCGAACCTCGGGCGAACTGCGGCTGTCCAATTTCCTGCTCTGGCAGTCGGCTTATGCCGAGCTGTATTTCACCGAAAAGCTGTGGCCGGATTTTACCCCGGCGGACCTGAAAGCGGCGCTGGATCAATTTGCACGGCGCGATCGCCGGTACGGGGGGCTTTGA
- the frr gene encoding ribosome recycling factor: MAKYDKADLERRMHGAVESLKHDLAGLRTGRANAALLDPVTVEVYGSQMPLNQIASISVPEPRMLSVQVWDKANVGPVDKAIRSAGLGLNPIVDGQMLRLPIPEMTQERRKELSKLAGQYAEKARVAVRNVRRDGMDNLKQDENKKEISEDERKRHETEVQKLTDATIAEIDAAATAKEKEILG, translated from the coding sequence ATGGCGAAATATGACAAGGCCGACCTTGAACGCCGGATGCACGGCGCCGTTGAATCGCTGAAGCACGACCTGGCCGGATTGCGCACCGGCCGTGCCAATGCGGCGCTGCTCGATCCGGTGACGGTGGAGGTTTACGGCAGCCAGATGCCGCTCAACCAGATCGCGTCGATCAGCGTGCCCGAACCGCGGATGCTGTCGGTGCAGGTGTGGGACAAGGCGAACGTCGGCCCGGTCGACAAGGCGATCCGTTCGGCGGGACTCGGCCTCAATCCGATCGTCGATGGCCAGATGCTGCGTCTGCCGATCCCCGAGATGACGCAGGAGCGCCGCAAGGAACTGTCGAAGCTTGCCGGCCAATATGCCGAAAAGGCGCGCGTTGCGGTGCGCAACGTCCGCCGCGACGGCATGGACAATCTGAAGCAGGACGAAAACAAGAAGGAAATCAGCGAGGACGAACGCAAGCGCCACGAGACCGAGGTGCAGAAGCTGACCGATGCGACGATCGCCGAGATCGACGCCGCGGCGACGGCGAAGGAAAAGGAAATCCTGGGCTAG
- the pyrH gene encoding UMP kinase: MALPGLKRILLKLSGEALMGPSPFGIDPETVASMAAEVKEAKDRGLEICLVIGGGNIFRGMAGAAKGMDRAQADYMGMLATVMNALAMQNALEQLGVQTRVQSAIEMDKVCEPVIRRRAERHMEKGRVVIFAAGVGAPYFTTDSGAALRAAEMKCDALLKGTSVDGVYNADPKQDANAVRYDRLSYDRVLADNLKVMDASAVALCRDNHIPIVVFNIREPGNLARVLAGEGVSTVVGDGAV, from the coding sequence ATGGCATTGCCCGGCCTGAAACGCATATTGCTGAAATTGTCGGGCGAGGCGCTGATGGGCCCCAGCCCCTTCGGTATCGACCCCGAAACGGTCGCGAGCATGGCGGCCGAGGTCAAGGAAGCCAAGGATCGCGGGCTCGAAATCTGCCTCGTCATCGGCGGGGGCAACATCTTTCGCGGCATGGCGGGTGCGGCCAAGGGCATGGACCGCGCGCAGGCCGACTATATGGGCATGCTCGCGACGGTGATGAACGCATTGGCGATGCAGAATGCGCTCGAACAGCTGGGGGTCCAGACGCGCGTTCAGTCGGCGATCGAGATGGACAAGGTGTGCGAACCGGTGATCCGTCGCCGCGCCGAACGCCATATGGAAAAGGGCCGCGTGGTGATCTTTGCCGCGGGCGTGGGTGCGCCTTACTTCACCACCGACAGCGGCGCGGCGCTGCGCGCGGCCGAGATGAAGTGCGACGCGCTGCTGAAAGGCACCAGCGTCGACGGCGTCTATAACGCCGATCCCAAGCAGGACGCCAATGCGGTGCGCTATGATCGGCTGAGCTATGACCGCGTGCTCGCGGACAATCTGAAGGTGATGGACGCGAGCGCGGTGGCGCTGTGCCGCGACAACCATATCCCGATCGTGGTGTTCAACATTCGCGAACCCGGAAATCTGGCGCGCGTGCTGGCGGGCGAGGGCGTCTCGACCGTCGTCGGCGACGGCGCAGTCTGA
- the tsf gene encoding translation elongation factor Ts: MAEITAALVKELRDRTGAGMMDCKKALAENNGDIEASIDWLRTKGLAAAAKKAGRVAAEGLVGFATDGTRGALVEVNSETDFVGKNEQFQAFVRDVTQVALAEGITDIDALAAAPYPTGGTVAEQLTSNIATIGENQSLRRVALLTVNSGAVTGYVHNAAAPGMGKIGVLVALESSAGADVLEPLGKQLAMHVAAANPLALNGDDLDADLVARERAIAEEKAAQSGKPAEIVAKMVDGAIAKFRKENALLSQLFVMDGKTPVAEVVAAAGKDVGAAITLKGFVRFQLGEGIEKEESDFAAEVAAAAGV, encoded by the coding sequence ATGGCTGAAATCACGGCCGCCCTCGTCAAGGAACTGCGCGACCGCACCGGCGCGGGCATGATGGACTGCAAGAAGGCGCTCGCCGAGAACAACGGCGACATCGAGGCGTCGATCGACTGGCTGCGCACCAAGGGCCTTGCCGCCGCCGCCAAAAAGGCCGGCCGCGTCGCCGCCGAAGGCCTGGTCGGTTTCGCGACCGACGGCACCAGGGGCGCGCTCGTCGAAGTGAACAGCGAAACCGACTTCGTCGGCAAGAATGAGCAATTCCAGGCGTTCGTTCGCGACGTGACGCAGGTTGCGCTCGCGGAGGGCATCACCGACATCGACGCGCTCGCCGCCGCACCCTATCCGACCGGGGGCACCGTTGCCGAACAGCTGACCAGCAACATCGCGACGATCGGCGAAAACCAGTCGTTGCGCCGCGTCGCCCTGCTGACGGTGAACTCGGGCGCCGTGACCGGCTATGTCCACAACGCCGCCGCGCCCGGCATGGGCAAGATCGGCGTGCTCGTCGCGCTCGAATCGAGCGCCGGTGCCGACGTGCTCGAACCGCTCGGCAAGCAGCTGGCTATGCACGTCGCCGCCGCAAACCCGCTGGCGCTGAACGGCGATGACCTCGACGCCGACCTCGTCGCGCGCGAACGCGCGATCGCCGAGGAAAAGGCCGCCCAGTCGGGCAAGCCGGCCGAGATCGTCGCCAAGATGGTCGATGGAGCGATTGCCAAGTTCCGCAAGGAAAATGCGCTGTTGTCGCAGCTGTTCGTGATGGACGGCAAGACGCCGGTCGCCGAAGTCGTCGCCGCCGCCGGCAAGGATGTCGGCGCCGCGATAACGCTCAAGGGCTTCGTCCGCTTCCAGCTCGGTGAAGGCATCGAGAAGGAAGAAAGCGATTTCGCGGCGGAAGTCGCGGCTGCCGCCGGCGTCTAA
- the rpsB gene encoding 30S ribosomal protein S2, whose translation MAAPVVTMQNLIEAGAHFGHQTHRWNPRMKPYIFGARNGIHILDLSQTVPLFARALDFIASTAASGGKVLFVGTKRQAQGPIADAARASGQHFVNHRWLGGMLTNWKTISNSIKRLKTLEEQLSGDTSGLTKKEVLNKTRERDKLEMSLGGIRDMGGIPDVMFVIDANKEELAIKEANVLGIPVVAILDSNVSPDGIAFPVPANDDAARAIRLYCDAVAQAATRGGQQARADRGEDLGAAVEPVAEPALVEEAAAPVTEDEQVPAEAAAETERQSDA comes from the coding sequence ATGGCGGCACCTGTCGTCACGATGCAGAATCTTATCGAGGCTGGCGCCCACTTCGGCCACCAGACCCACCGCTGGAACCCGCGCATGAAGCCGTATATCTTCGGCGCGCGCAACGGCATCCACATTCTCGACCTGTCGCAGACCGTGCCGCTCTTCGCGCGCGCGCTCGACTTCATCGCCTCGACCGCGGCGTCCGGCGGCAAGGTGCTGTTCGTCGGCACCAAGCGCCAGGCCCAGGGTCCGATCGCCGATGCGGCGCGCGCGTCGGGGCAGCATTTCGTCAACCACCGCTGGCTGGGCGGTATGCTCACCAACTGGAAGACGATCTCCAACTCGATCAAGCGGCTGAAGACGCTCGAGGAACAGCTTTCGGGCGACACCTCGGGGCTCACGAAGAAGGAAGTGCTGAACAAGACGCGCGAACGCGACAAGCTCGAAATGAGCCTGGGCGGCATCCGCGATATGGGGGGTATTCCCGATGTCATGTTCGTGATCGACGCGAACAAGGAAGAGCTGGCGATCAAGGAAGCCAATGTCCTTGGCATTCCCGTTGTCGCGATCCTCGATTCGAACGTCTCGCCCGACGGCATCGCCTTTCCGGTGCCGGCCAATGATGACGCCGCGCGCGCCATCCGTCTTTACTGCGATGCGGTGGCCCAGGCGGCGACCCGCGGCGGCCAGCAGGCGCGCGCCGATCGCGGCGAGGATCTGGGCGCGGCCGTCGAGCCGGTCGCCGAACCGGCGCTGGTCGAAGAGGCCGCCGCTCCGGTGACCGAAGACGAACAGGTTCCCGCCGAAGCGGCTGCCGAAACCGAACGCCAGAGCGACGCCTGA
- a CDS encoding CDP-alcohol phosphatidyltransferase family protein — MADEHPLPADAAGRRIGGIGLRAFAPNAITVLALCFGLTGVRFAIGGQFELAIAAIIFAGVLDGMDGRIARLLRAQSRFGAELDSLSDVIAFGVAPAMILFLWSLTNAPKFGWTAALALAVCCALRLARFNSRMDADFQPHKSAGFNTGIPAPAGAGMAFVPVYLWFVTGNDLFREWYVVMPWALAIATLMISAIPTYSWASIRLRRSWRLFALAGVGLLGAALVTVPWLTLLVVCAVYAATLPFGLASYAKAARLRRRD, encoded by the coding sequence GTGGCGGACGAGCATCCGCTCCCCGCCGACGCTGCCGGACGCCGGATCGGCGGTATCGGCCTGCGCGCATTCGCCCCCAATGCGATTACCGTGCTCGCGCTGTGTTTCGGGCTCACGGGAGTGCGCTTCGCGATCGGCGGGCAGTTCGAGCTTGCCATTGCCGCGATCATCTTTGCCGGGGTGCTCGACGGCATGGACGGGCGCATCGCGCGGCTGCTTCGTGCGCAGAGCAGGTTCGGGGCCGAGCTGGATTCGCTGTCGGACGTGATCGCCTTCGGCGTTGCGCCGGCGATGATCCTGTTCCTCTGGTCGCTGACCAACGCCCCTAAGTTCGGCTGGACCGCCGCGCTGGCGCTTGCGGTCTGCTGTGCGCTCCGCCTCGCGCGCTTTAATTCGCGCATGGACGCCGATTTCCAGCCGCATAAATCGGCGGGCTTCAACACCGGCATTCCGGCGCCCGCCGGCGCGGGGATGGCGTTCGTCCCGGTGTATCTGTGGTTCGTCACCGGCAACGATCTGTTTCGCGAATGGTATGTCGTGATGCCATGGGCGCTTGCCATCGCGACGCTGATGATCTCGGCGATCCCGACCTACAGCTGGGCTTCGATACGCCTGCGCCGGTCCTGGCGTTTGTTTGCGCTGGCGGGGGTCGGGTTGCTCGGCGCGGCGCTGGTCACCGTGCCCTGGCTTACGCTGCTGGTGGTCTGTGCCGTTTATGCGGCAACGCTACCCTTTGGTCTGGCAAGCTATGCCAAGGCCGCCCGGCTCAGGCGGCGCGACTGA
- a CDS encoding phosphatidylserine decarboxylase, translated as MSNIISSNRPGSGIKWQWPSIHPEGRKFLLIAGIVTLCFWLLGWEILGWLMLGVTLWVGAFFRDPVRVTPASDDMIIAPADGLITQIAEVPPPPEIAGPDGLGDAPMLRVSIFMSVFDVHINRTPVAGTLRKLVYIPGKFVNADLDKASEENERQHFVVERADGVRIGFTQIAGLVARRIMPFVSMGSELATGQRVGLIRFGSRVDVYLPAGTTPKVLLGQRTLAGETVIARIGQAATIDGIGQ; from the coding sequence ATGTCGAACATCATATCCTCGAACCGGCCCGGCAGCGGCATCAAGTGGCAATGGCCATCGATCCATCCCGAGGGCCGCAAGTTCCTGTTGATCGCCGGAATTGTGACGCTCTGCTTCTGGCTGCTGGGATGGGAAATCCTCGGCTGGCTGATGCTCGGCGTGACCCTGTGGGTCGGTGCTTTTTTCCGCGATCCGGTGCGTGTGACCCCCGCGAGCGACGACATGATCATCGCCCCTGCCGACGGACTGATCACCCAGATCGCCGAAGTCCCGCCGCCACCCGAGATCGCCGGGCCCGACGGACTGGGCGATGCGCCGATGTTGCGGGTGTCGATTTTCATGAGTGTCTTTGACGTCCACATTAACCGCACCCCGGTTGCGGGCACGCTGCGCAAGCTGGTTTATATCCCCGGCAAGTTCGTCAATGCCGACCTCGACAAGGCGAGCGAGGAGAATGAGCGCCAGCATTTCGTTGTCGAGCGCGCCGACGGGGTGCGTATCGGCTTTACCCAGATCGCGGGGCTCGTCGCGCGGCGGATCATGCCCTTCGTGTCGATGGGCAGCGAACTGGCGACCGGGCAGCGCGTCGGCCTCATCCGCTTCGGCAGTCGCGTCGACGTCTATCTGCCCGCGGGCACCACGCCGAAGGTGCTGCTCGGCCAGCGCACGCTGGCGGGCGAGACGGTGATCGCGCGGATCGGGCAGGCGGCGACCATCGACGGCATCGGACAGTAG
- a CDS encoding NADP-dependent isocitrate dehydrogenase — protein MGKIKVANPVVELDGDEMTRIIWQWIRERLILPYLDIDLHYYDLGIEERDRTDDKITVEAANAIKKYGVGVKCATITPDEARVEEFGLKKMWKSPNGTIRNILGGVVFREPIVMKNVPRLVPGWTDPIVVGRHAFGDQYKATDFRVPGPGKLRLVFEGEDGTLIDEEVFQFPSSGVAMGMYNLDDSIRDFARASLNYGLAREWPVYLSTKNTILKAYDGRFKDIFEEVFNAEFKVQFDALGIVYEHRLIDDMVASALKWSGKFVWACKNYDGDVQSDTVAQGFGSLGLMTSVLMTPDGKTVESEAAHGTVTRHYRMHQQGKATSTNPIASIFAWTGGLKHRGKLDDNAALVKFADDLEKVCVATVESGKMTKDLALLIGPDQNWLTTEGFFEAIVENLDKKMGA, from the coding sequence ATGGGCAAGATCAAGGTAGCCAACCCGGTCGTCGAACTCGACGGCGACGAAATGACCCGGATCATCTGGCAATGGATCCGCGAGCGGCTGATCCTGCCCTATCTCGACATCGACCTGCATTATTACGACCTCGGCATCGAGGAACGCGACCGCACCGACGACAAGATCACCGTCGAGGCCGCGAACGCCATCAAGAAATATGGCGTCGGCGTCAAATGCGCGACGATCACCCCCGACGAAGCCCGCGTCGAGGAGTTCGGCCTCAAGAAGATGTGGAAGTCGCCGAACGGCACGATCCGCAACATCCTGGGCGGCGTGGTGTTCCGCGAACCGATCGTGATGAAGAATGTGCCGCGGCTGGTCCCCGGCTGGACCGACCCGATCGTCGTCGGACGTCATGCCTTCGGCGACCAGTACAAGGCGACCGATTTTCGCGTCCCCGGCCCCGGCAAGCTGCGCCTGGTGTTCGAGGGCGAGGACGGCACGCTGATCGACGAGGAAGTGTTCCAGTTCCCTTCGTCGGGCGTCGCGATGGGCATGTACAATCTCGACGATTCGATCCGCGACTTCGCGCGCGCCAGCCTGAACTATGGCCTTGCGCGCGAATGGCCGGTGTATCTGTCGACCAAGAACACGATCCTGAAAGCCTATGACGGGCGTTTCAAGGACATCTTCGAGGAAGTGTTCAACGCCGAATTCAAGGTGCAGTTCGACGCGCTCGGCATCGTCTACGAACATCGCCTGATCGACGACATGGTCGCCTCGGCGCTCAAATGGTCGGGCAAGTTCGTCTGGGCGTGCAAGAATTACGACGGCGATGTCCAGTCGGACACCGTTGCGCAGGGGTTCGGCTCGCTCGGCCTGATGACCAGCGTGCTGATGACCCCCGACGGCAAGACCGTCGAATCCGAAGCCGCGCACGGCACCGTCACGCGCCACTATCGCATGCACCAGCAGGGCAAGGCGACCTCGACCAACCCGATTGCCTCGATCTTTGCCTGGACCGGCGGGCTCAAACATCGCGGCAAGCTCGACGACAATGCCGCGCTGGTGAAGTTCGCCGACGATCTGGAGAAGGTTTGCGTCGCGACGGTCGAAAGCGGCAAGATGACCAAGGATCTGGCGCTGCTCATCGGTCCCGACCAGAACTGGTTGACGACCGAAGGCTTTTTCGAGGCGATCGTCGAGAATCTCGACAAGAAGATGGGCGCTTAG
- a CDS encoding cation:proton antiporter, translated as MVSETETSAIGNALVVLGAAGIVIPAFARFRLPPVIGFILVGLLVGPSGLGALAADYPWLRHVTIGSTEDIALFAEFGIILLLFSIGLELSFRRLWQLRKLVFGIGAAELLFGGAILGGALMLFTDHATPAAFGLGIALALSSTALVLPIAGTKSAVGRASFSMLLFEDLAIVPIIFILGAFAPTASGDSTQLLFATLWQGGLVIAALAIGGWFLLPRIFAQAARAKDPELFLAASLLVVIVAALATAAVGLSPIVGALLAGLMIAETEYHGEVEAITAPFKGLALGVFLISVGMGLNLRTIVEQWPELMVAVGGVITIKALVTAALLRFSGFARRGTAAEVGLLMASPSETTLIVLAAALQAQLITSSTAEFWQLVTAIGLTITPLLARVGHDVARQIEMRSGDADDDETPEGRTVIVGFGRVGRTVAELLREHDRPYIAVDADIDTVAAARRDGFIVRYADVARPGSLDRLGIENAQAIVLTMDDPVQQLRMTRRLRQKYPDLPIISRARDADHAAALYQAGASDAVPETLESSLQLAEAVLIDLGVAMGPVIASIHDVRARMRHDIMTKGRLDHEPRVHRPQIGARSGESG; from the coding sequence ATGGTATCAGAGACAGAAACCTCCGCCATCGGCAATGCGCTGGTGGTGCTGGGCGCGGCGGGCATCGTGATCCCCGCCTTTGCGCGCTTTCGCCTGCCGCCGGTCATCGGTTTCATCCTCGTCGGGCTGCTCGTCGGCCCATCGGGGCTGGGCGCGCTTGCCGCCGATTATCCGTGGCTGCGACATGTCACGATCGGATCGACCGAGGACATCGCGCTCTTTGCCGAGTTCGGTATCATCCTGCTGCTTTTCTCGATCGGGCTCGAATTGTCGTTCCGCCGCCTGTGGCAGCTCAGGAAGCTGGTGTTCGGCATCGGCGCCGCAGAGTTGTTGTTCGGCGGCGCGATCCTTGGCGGCGCGCTGATGCTCTTCACCGATCACGCGACGCCCGCTGCCTTCGGTCTCGGCATCGCGCTCGCGCTGTCCTCGACCGCGCTCGTGCTGCCGATCGCCGGCACCAAATCGGCGGTGGGCCGCGCTTCCTTTTCGATGCTGTTGTTCGAGGATCTGGCAATCGTCCCGATCATCTTCATCCTTGGCGCCTTCGCACCCACCGCCAGCGGTGACAGCACCCAATTGCTGTTCGCAACGCTGTGGCAGGGCGGGCTCGTCATTGCCGCGCTTGCGATTGGCGGCTGGTTCCTGCTGCCGCGCATCTTTGCCCAGGCCGCGCGCGCCAAGGATCCCGAACTTTTCCTCGCCGCCAGCCTGCTGGTCGTCATCGTCGCGGCGCTTGCAACGGCCGCGGTTGGCCTGTCGCCGATCGTCGGCGCGTTGCTCGCGGGGCTGATGATCGCCGAAACCGAATATCATGGCGAAGTCGAAGCGATCACCGCGCCGTTCAAGGGGCTCGCGCTCGGCGTCTTTCTGATCAGCGTCGGCATGGGACTCAACCTCCGCACGATCGTCGAGCAATGGCCCGAACTGATGGTTGCCGTGGGCGGGGTCATCACGATCAAGGCGCTGGTCACCGCCGCGCTGCTACGCTTTTCGGGTTTTGCACGCCGCGGGACCGCGGCCGAGGTCGGGCTGTTGATGGCGAGCCCGTCGGAAACCACGCTGATCGTGCTCGCCGCCGCATTGCAGGCGCAGCTCATCACCAGCAGCACCGCCGAGTTCTGGCAACTCGTCACCGCAATCGGCCTGACGATCACTCCGCTTCTTGCGCGCGTCGGCCACGACGTTGCCCGGCAAATCGAAATGCGCAGCGGCGATGCCGACGATGACGAGACGCCCGAGGGTCGCACCGTCATCGTCGGCTTCGGGCGCGTCGGCCGCACCGTCGCCGAGTTGCTTCGCGAACATGACCGGCCCTATATCGCGGTCGATGCCGACATCGACACGGTGGCGGCGGCCCGGCGCGACGGCTTTATCGTCCGCTACGCCGACGTCGCGCGGCCCGGCAGCCTCGACAGGCTGGGCATCGAAAATGCCCAGGCTATCGTCCTGACGATGGACGACCCGGTCCAGCAGCTGCGCATGACGCGGCGGCTGCGGCAGAAATATCCCGACCTGCCGATCATCAGCCGCGCGCGCGACGCCGACCATGCCGCTGCGCTCTATCAGGCGGGCGCCAGCGACGCCGTGCCCGAAACGCTCGAAAGCTCGCTGCAACTCGCCGAGGCCGTGCTCATCGACCTGGGCGTCGCCATGGGACCGGTGATCGCGTCGATCCACGACGTGCGCGCCAGAATGCGCCACGACATCATGACAAAGGGCAGGCTCGATCACGAACCCCGCGTCCACCGACCCCAGATCGGCGCTCGCAGCGGCGAAAGCGGTTAG